One window of Thalassovita mediterranea genomic DNA carries:
- the cobT gene encoding cobaltochelatase subunit CobT, which yields MSNKDDTPYELFKQALAATAKAMSQTRDVETSFVSEAGRTEEKRLVLQAPPRELSKEQAARARGEADALSLRMAHHDAAAHLAERPSGEMARQVYEAAERARIESIGANAMDGTAANLDAALAARCEKAGYTRMQDRTEAPIAPAIEFLLREKLTGRKLPPEAEGIASIWRDEVTERGGNALDELLTQLNDQRAFAKTVQRLIKDLTEGDEAGDEQEDESETESEEESEQHETSSDDSEQGDETEGSSTEEMEAGESDDVEGEETNVSVDADAEAEGEDDYEESDDGSKPLRPNFRDGDDRQDFSYRVFTTAHDEVAKAADLCDPEELTRLRAYLDHQLQSLQGAVSKLANRLQRRLMAQQNRSWSFDLEEGVLDTARLTRVITDPTAPLSFKQEDDSEFRDTVVTLLLDNSGSMRGRPIMIAALCADILARTLERCGVKVEILGFTTKAWKGGLAREDWVKANKPAGPGRLNDLRHIIYKSADAPWRRARKNLGLMMREGLLKENIDGEALLWAHDRLLGRPEQRKIMMVISDGAPVDDSTLSVNVGNYLERHLRQVIAEIENRSPVELIAIGIGHDVTRYYKRAVTLVDAEQLGGAITEQLASLFDEKDNLPDQKAMAVQTPGGSSSGRAMSSGVSETARGGPRYGSRDVKVTSMQDIARKASKS from the coding sequence ATGTCTAACAAGGACGATACGCCCTACGAACTCTTCAAGCAGGCCCTTGCCGCCACGGCGAAGGCCATGAGCCAGACGCGCGACGTAGAGACGAGCTTTGTCTCTGAAGCGGGCCGGACTGAAGAGAAGAGGCTGGTCCTGCAGGCGCCGCCGCGTGAGCTTTCCAAAGAGCAGGCGGCCCGCGCCCGTGGCGAGGCTGATGCTCTTTCCCTACGCATGGCCCACCATGATGCCGCCGCCCACCTCGCTGAGCGTCCCAGCGGTGAGATGGCCCGTCAGGTCTATGAAGCCGCAGAGCGCGCCCGTATCGAATCCATCGGCGCCAATGCCATGGATGGCACCGCTGCCAATCTCGACGCTGCCCTCGCGGCGCGCTGTGAGAAGGCGGGCTATACCCGCATGCAGGACCGCACCGAGGCACCGATTGCGCCAGCGATCGAGTTCCTGCTGCGTGAAAAGCTGACCGGCCGCAAACTGCCGCCAGAGGCCGAAGGCATCGCCTCCATCTGGCGCGATGAAGTGACCGAACGCGGCGGCAATGCACTGGATGAGCTGCTGACGCAGCTCAATGACCAGCGCGCCTTTGCCAAAACCGTTCAGCGCCTGATCAAGGACCTCACCGAAGGCGATGAGGCGGGCGACGAGCAGGAAGACGAGAGTGAGACCGAAAGCGAGGAGGAATCCGAGCAGCACGAAACCTCCAGCGACGACTCCGAACAGGGTGATGAGACCGAAGGCTCCTCCACAGAGGAGATGGAAGCTGGCGAAAGCGACGATGTAGAAGGCGAAGAAACCAACGTCTCCGTCGATGCTGACGCCGAAGCTGAGGGTGAGGACGACTACGAAGAGAGCGATGATGGCTCCAAGCCGCTTCGCCCGAACTTCCGCGACGGCGATGACCGGCAGGACTTCTCCTACCGCGTCTTCACCACGGCGCATGATGAGGTGGCCAAAGCCGCTGACCTCTGCGACCCGGAAGAGCTGACACGGCTTCGCGCCTATCTCGACCACCAGCTGCAATCGCTGCAGGGCGCTGTGTCCAAACTGGCCAACCGCCTTCAGCGCCGCCTGATGGCGCAGCAGAACCGGTCCTGGTCGTTCGATCTCGAAGAAGGCGTTCTGGATACGGCTCGCCTTACCCGTGTCATCACCGACCCGACGGCGCCGCTTTCCTTCAAACAGGAAGACGACTCCGAATTCCGCGACACCGTCGTCACGTTGCTGCTCGATAATTCCGGCTCCATGCGCGGGCGCCCGATCATGATCGCAGCGCTCTGCGCCGACATTCTCGCGCGCACGCTGGAACGTTGCGGCGTGAAGGTGGAAATCCTTGGCTTCACAACGAAGGCCTGGAAGGGTGGACTTGCCCGTGAGGACTGGGTGAAGGCGAACAAGCCTGCGGGCCCGGGCCGTCTCAATGATCTGCGCCACATCATCTACAAGTCTGCCGACGCCCCATGGCGCCGCGCACGGAAGAATCTCGGCCTGATGATGCGTGAAGGCCTGCTGAAAGAGAATATCGACGGCGAGGCGCTTCTCTGGGCGCATGACCGCCTGCTAGGCCGGCCTGAGCAGCGCAAGATCATGATGGTCATCTCTGACGGCGCCCCGGTCGACGATTCCACGCTGAGCGTGAATGTCGGCAACTATCTGGAACGACACCTCCGTCAGGTCATCGCCGAAATCGAGAATCGCAGCCCGGTGGAGCTGATCGCCATCGGCATCGGGCATGATGTGACGCGTTACTACAAGCGTGCTGTAACGCTGGTGGACGCCGAACAGCTTGGCGGTGCGATAACGGAGCAGCTGGCGAGCCTTTTCGACGAGAAGGACAATCTGCCAGATCAGAAAGCGATGGCCGTGCAGACCCCTGGTGGCAGCAGCAGTGGCCGGGCCATGTCCAGCGGTGTGTCAGAAACAGCTCGGGGTGGTCCGCGCTATGGCTCGCGTGATGTCAAAGTGACATCAATGCAGGATATTGCTCGCAAGGCCTCCAAAAGCTGA
- a CDS encoding esterase-like activity of phytase family protein, translated as MIRTFPLAASLLALGLSGCSSGTPEAPASPPADPWVFDADSSDLADRSCTEGGGEGFAMSFVMQAEPVDLGPEDAIARAFTGVEFVSGWALDAPLASFGGLSGMDILPDGDLLAVSDAGALVRIPFDQTRLAPQGQATLTYLRGADGEILTGKSEADAEGLHVEGGIAFISFERDHRVEAFAYERCGGNARAVPVASMNSHPTGLGRSISDNSGAEGLVLREGKLLPGLETLAGGDGPLGVVTEDGGVSFAGEPWVKADGTPLVGLDAVGPELYSLHRAYNPLTRQNAIGIRVRGADGETTTLAFMAAPLTLDNFEAIAVLPLDDGRKRIFILSDDNFSDNQRTLLYVFETTDPA; from the coding sequence ATGATCCGGACGTTTCCTCTCGCTGCCAGCCTGCTGGCGCTGGGCCTTTCTGGCTGTAGCTCCGGCACACCAGAAGCGCCCGCTTCGCCGCCGGCGGACCCATGGGTGTTCGATGCGGACAGCAGTGATCTCGCAGACCGTTCCTGCACAGAAGGAGGGGGCGAAGGTTTCGCGATGTCCTTCGTGATGCAGGCCGAGCCCGTCGACCTCGGCCCCGAAGACGCCATTGCCCGCGCATTTACGGGCGTCGAATTCGTGTCTGGCTGGGCACTCGACGCGCCGCTTGCCTCCTTTGGTGGCCTCTCGGGCATGGATATCCTGCCGGATGGTGACCTGCTCGCTGTTTCCGATGCGGGCGCGCTGGTTCGTATTCCCTTCGACCAGACGAGACTTGCGCCGCAAGGGCAGGCGACGCTCACCTATCTTCGCGGCGCGGACGGAGAGATCCTGACAGGCAAGTCAGAGGCTGACGCAGAAGGCCTGCACGTCGAGGGCGGCATCGCCTTCATCAGCTTTGAGCGCGATCACCGGGTCGAGGCCTTCGCTTATGAGCGTTGCGGCGGCAATGCGCGCGCGGTCCCTGTGGCCAGCATGAACTCGCACCCGACAGGCCTTGGCCGGTCCATCAGCGACAATTCGGGGGCAGAAGGCCTCGTCCTGCGTGAAGGGAAACTGTTGCCCGGTCTCGAGACACTGGCAGGCGGCGATGGCCCGCTCGGTGTCGTGACCGAAGATGGCGGCGTCTCCTTTGCGGGGGAACCGTGGGTGAAGGCGGACGGCACGCCACTTGTCGGCCTCGACGCTGTCGGGCCCGAGCTCTACAGCCTGCACCGCGCCTACAATCCGCTGACCCGGCAGAACGCAATTGGCATTCGCGTGCGAGGTGCTGACGGCGAGACGACAACGCTCGCCTTCATGGCCGCGCCGCTCACCCTTGATAATTTCGAGGCGATCGCCGTCCTGCCGCTGGACGACGGCCGCAAGCGCATCTTCATCCTGTCAGATGACAATTTCAGCGATAATCAGCGCACGCTGCTCTACGTTTTCGAGACGACAGACCCGGCCTAG
- a CDS encoding TlpA family protein disulfide reductase encodes MSRLVKFAIPALIVIGLVVVSLTLLQATSKGGSKDEIANLATGSIAALDVSKRGEPVSTAAFDGPDGEAVTLADFEGRNILVNFWATWCGPCEREMPSLAALQTAKGDENFQVVAISVDAAEDRDYARQRLQELTGGVIDFYFVPPERWEVVYDSGARGFPTTVIYDETGSEIARLSGEAAWDSYEAIALIEAIKN; translated from the coding sequence ATGTCCCGCCTTGTAAAATTCGCTATTCCGGCCCTGATCGTGATCGGGCTCGTCGTGGTGTCTTTGACATTGCTTCAGGCAACTTCCAAGGGCGGAAGTAAGGACGAGATCGCCAATCTGGCCACAGGGTCGATTGCCGCACTGGACGTATCCAAGCGCGGAGAGCCTGTCTCAACGGCTGCGTTTGACGGGCCGGACGGTGAAGCAGTCACGCTGGCCGACTTTGAAGGCCGCAACATTCTGGTGAACTTCTGGGCCACCTGGTGCGGGCCGTGCGAGCGCGAAATGCCGTCGCTCGCCGCGCTGCAGACGGCGAAGGGCGACGAGAATTTTCAGGTCGTTGCCATCAGCGTGGATGCTGCGGAAGACCGCGACTATGCCCGCCAGCGCCTGCAGGAGCTGACCGGCGGCGTCATTGATTTCTACTTCGTGCCGCCAGAGCGCTGGGAGGTCGTCTATGACAGCGGCGCCCGCGGCTTCCCGACCACCGTGATCTATGACGAGACCGGGTCGGAGATCGCCCGCCTGTCCGGCGAGGCGGCATGGGATTCCTATGAGGCGATCGCCCTCATCGAAGCGATCAAGAACTAG
- the argH gene encoding argininosuccinate lyase translates to MVDNPSKGQQMWGGRFAAQPSDIMQSINASIDVDRRMVLQDIAGSRAHADMLAETGIISEEDNVAIQDGLDQVLDEVKAGTFPYRVELEDIHMNIEARLKELIGAPAGRLHTARSRNDQVVTGFRLWTRGAIGEAARALSALQRILLTRAGEHADTIMPGFTHLQTAQPVTLGHHLLAYVEMIERDKARLLGAASRANESPLGAAALAGTGFPIDRDMTAEALGFDRPMANSLDAVSARDFALEALAALSIAATHLSRLAEEIVLWTSAQFGFARLSDEWSTGSSIMPQKRNPDAAELIRAKAALIAGQFASLQGAVKALPLAYAKDLQDDKRLTFEAFDTFDLCARAMAGMMETIAFDKANMRAAAAKGYSTATDLADWLVRELKLPFRDAHHVTGRIVAMAEADGIGLEALSLNSMQEVEPRLTDAVFSVLSVEASAASRESYGGTAPVRVKEQIELWNKRLGLEATS, encoded by the coding sequence ATGGTAGATAATCCCTCGAAAGGCCAGCAGATGTGGGGAGGACGCTTTGCCGCGCAACCGTCCGACATCATGCAGTCGATCAACGCGTCGATCGATGTCGACCGGCGCATGGTGCTGCAGGATATCGCAGGCAGCCGGGCCCATGCCGATATGCTGGCAGAGACAGGCATCATCTCTGAAGAGGACAATGTCGCCATTCAGGATGGCCTCGATCAGGTCCTCGACGAGGTAAAGGCCGGCACCTTCCCTTACCGGGTCGAGCTTGAAGACATTCACATGAACATCGAGGCGCGCCTGAAAGAGCTGATCGGCGCACCGGCCGGTCGCCTGCACACCGCCCGCTCACGCAATGATCAGGTCGTCACAGGCTTCCGTCTCTGGACGCGCGGCGCCATCGGCGAGGCGGCACGTGCCCTCAGCGCGCTCCAGCGTATCCTGCTGACCCGCGCGGGCGAGCATGCCGACACGATCATGCCCGGCTTTACCCACCTGCAGACGGCCCAGCCGGTCACGCTCGGCCATCACCTGTTGGCCTATGTGGAGATGATCGAGCGCGACAAGGCCCGCCTGCTCGGCGCGGCGTCTCGCGCAAATGAATCGCCGCTGGGCGCAGCTGCGCTTGCGGGGACGGGCTTTCCGATCGACCGGGACATGACGGCAGAAGCCCTTGGTTTCGACCGGCCAATGGCAAACTCTCTCGATGCGGTATCGGCCCGCGACTTTGCGCTGGAAGCGCTGGCGGCGCTGTCGATTGCGGCAACGCACCTCTCGCGTCTGGCGGAGGAAATTGTTCTCTGGACCAGCGCCCAGTTTGGCTTTGCGCGGCTTTCCGATGAGTGGTCGACCGGCTCGTCCATCATGCCGCAAAAGCGCAATCCGGATGCGGCAGAGCTGATCCGCGCCAAGGCAGCGCTGATCGCCGGGCAATTCGCAAGCCTGCAGGGCGCGGTGAAGGCACTCCCGCTCGCCTACGCCAAGGACCTTCAGGACGACAAACGCCTGACCTTCGAGGCCTTCGACACGTTCGACCTCTGCGCCCGCGCGATGGCCGGGATGATGGAGACGATTGCTTTCGACAAGGCGAACATGCGCGCAGCGGCCGCGAAAGGCTATTCTACGGCGACCGACCTTGCCGACTGGCTGGTGCGTGAACTGAAGTTGCCTTTCCGCGATGCGCACCACGTCACGGGGCGTATCGTTGCCATGGCAGAAGCAGATGGTATCGGCCTCGAGGCGCTTTCCTTAAATTCCATGCAGGAAGTCGAACCGCGCCTTACGGACGCCGTCTTTTCCGTGCTAAGCGTCGAAGCGTCTGCCGCAAGCCGTGAAAGCTATGGCGGCACTGCACCTGTCCGCGTGAAGGAGCAGATTGAGCTTTGGAACAAACGTCTGGGCCTGGAGGCCACATCATGA
- a CDS encoding lipoprotein — MMKRLTTIGLFAVAAGVLSGCGVRGDLDRPPPIFSSPPDEEARQPVASTVEVAAAPARSEDQAYYNGLGGEIPKADPEADIGESGLGEVSPG; from the coding sequence ATGATGAAACGACTGACCACGATTGGCCTGTTTGCTGTCGCCGCTGGCGTCCTCAGTGGCTGCGGCGTTCGCGGCGACCTGGATCGCCCGCCGCCAATCTTTTCTTCGCCGCCTGACGAAGAGGCCCGCCAGCCTGTCGCGTCGACTGTCGAGGTTGCTGCTGCGCCAGCACGCTCGGAAGACCAGGCCTATTATAACGGCCTCGGTGGCGAGATCCCGAAAGCAGACCCAGAGGCCGATATTGGCGAATCTGGTCTTGGTGAAGTTTCGCCGGGCTAA